A part of Kiritimatiellia bacterium genomic DNA contains:
- the rplK gene encoding 50S ribosomal protein L11 has translation MAKKVTGVIRLQIPAGQANPAPPVGPALGQQGVNIMEFCKQFNAATAAQAGLVIPVVITVYQDKSFTFVTKSPPASVLLKRAAGIAKGSGAPNREKVGRVTRAQVEEIARAKAKDLNAADLAQAVKMIEGTARSMGIEVV, from the coding sequence ATGGCGAAAAAAGTCACAGGTGTGATCCGGCTGCAGATTCCGGCCGGCCAGGCGAATCCGGCGCCGCCCGTCGGCCCCGCGCTGGGCCAGCAGGGCGTCAACATCATGGAGTTCTGCAAGCAGTTCAACGCGGCGACCGCGGCGCAGGCGGGGCTGGTGATCCCGGTGGTGATCACGGTTTACCAGGACAAATCGTTCACGTTTGTGACGAAGAGTCCGCCCGCGTCGGTGCTGTTGAAGCGGGCGGCGGGGATTGCGAAGGGGTCCGGCGCGCCGAATCGGGAGAAGGTGGGCCGGGTGACGCGGGCGCAGGTGGAGGAGATCGCGCGAGCGAAGGCGAAGGATCTGAATGCGGCGGACCTGGCGCAAGCGGTGAAGATGATTGAGGGAACGGCCCGCAGCATGGGCATCGAGGTGGTGTGA
- the tuf gene encoding elongation factor Tu, producing MAKEKFERTKPHVNVGTIGHVDHGKTTLTSAITKVQAAKGLATFVTYDQVAKASEAHGRRDATKILTIATAHVEYESEKRHYAHVDCPGHADYVKNMITGAAQMDGAILVVSASDGPMPQTREHILLARQVGVPSIVVFLNKVDTVDDPELLDLVEMEIRDLLTKYEFPGDKTPIIRGSALKALQAPSPDHPDAKCIQELMEALDNFIEEPERPIDQPFLMPIEDVFSIEGRGTVVTGRVERGVIKVGDEVEIVGLRDTQKTTVTGVEMFRKLLDQGQAGDNIGCLLRGTKKEDVERGQVLAKPGTITPHTRFKAEVYVLSKDEGGRHTPFFKGYRPQFYFRTTDVTGDIALPEGVEMVMPGDNVSMDVRLITPIAMEKFMRFAIREGGRTVGAGRVTEIVE from the coding sequence ATGGCGAAGGAAAAATTTGAACGGACGAAGCCGCACGTGAACGTGGGGACCATTGGCCACGTCGACCACGGAAAGACCACGCTGACCTCCGCGATCACGAAGGTGCAGGCGGCGAAGGGGCTGGCGACGTTCGTGACCTACGACCAGGTTGCGAAGGCGTCGGAGGCGCACGGCCGGCGCGATGCGACGAAGATTTTGACGATCGCGACCGCGCACGTGGAGTACGAGTCCGAGAAGCGGCACTACGCGCACGTGGACTGTCCGGGCCACGCGGACTATGTGAAGAACATGATCACCGGCGCCGCGCAGATGGACGGTGCGATTCTGGTGGTCAGTGCGTCGGACGGTCCGATGCCGCAGACGCGCGAGCACATCCTGCTGGCGCGGCAGGTGGGGGTGCCGTCGATTGTGGTGTTTTTGAACAAGGTGGACACGGTGGACGATCCGGAGCTGCTCGATCTGGTCGAGATGGAGATCCGGGATCTTCTGACGAAGTACGAGTTTCCGGGTGACAAGACGCCGATCATTCGCGGTTCGGCGCTGAAGGCGCTGCAGGCGCCGTCGCCGGACCACCCGGATGCGAAGTGCATCCAGGAGCTGATGGAGGCGTTGGACAACTTCATCGAGGAGCCGGAGCGTCCGATTGACCAGCCGTTCCTGATGCCGATCGAGGATGTGTTCTCGATTGAGGGCCGAGGGACGGTGGTGACGGGGCGCGTCGAGCGTGGCGTGATCAAGGTGGGTGACGAAGTGGAGATTGTCGGTCTGCGGGACACGCAGAAGACGACCGTCACCGGCGTGGAGATGTTCCGGAAGCTGCTGGATCAGGGGCAGGCGGGGGACAACATCGGTTGTCTGCTGCGCGGCACGAAGAAGGAGGACGTGGAGCGCGGGCAGGTGCTCGCGAAGCCGGGCACGATCACGCCGCACACGCGGTTCAAGGCGGAGGTGTACGTGCTTTCGAAGGACGAGGGCGGGCGGCACACGCCGTTCTTCAAGGGCTACCGGCCGCAGTTCTACTTCCGCACGACCGACGTGACCGGCGACATTGCGCTGCCGGAGGGGGTGGAGATGGTGATGCCGGGCGACAATGTGAGCATGGATGTGAGGCTGATCACGCCGATTGCGATGGAGAAGTTCATGCGGTTCGCGATCCGCGAGGGCGGCCGGACGGTCGGCGCGGGGCGCGTGACGGAGATCGTCGAGTAG
- the rpmG gene encoding 50S ribosomal protein L33: MPREIITLACTECKRRNYTTTRNKKAQTERLELRKYCPAERRHTLHRETK, from the coding sequence ATGCCGAGGGAGATCATCACGCTCGCGTGCACGGAGTGCAAGCGGCGCAACTACACGACGACGCGGAACAAGAAAGCGCAGACCGAGCGGCTGGAGCTGCGGAAGTACTGTCCGGCGGAGCGGCGGCACACTCTGCATCGCGAGACGAAGTGA
- the nusG gene encoding transcription termination/antitermination protein NusG — MKKQWFVLHTLSGQENRVKESIERRAKIEEMGDLIGTVLVPTERVAEARGSRRTTTVKKFFPGYVLIEMALYDEEDRLIERSWRFIQETQGVIRFIGGDRPVPLRPEEVERILSQVEEKKDKVRPRVTFEPGESVTITEGPFQNFTGVVEEVDPAHGKLKVSVSIFGRATPVELEYSQVERA, encoded by the coding sequence ATGAAGAAGCAGTGGTTCGTGTTGCACACGCTGTCGGGGCAGGAGAACCGGGTGAAGGAGAGCATTGAGCGGCGCGCGAAGATCGAGGAAATGGGGGATCTGATCGGGACGGTGTTGGTGCCGACCGAGCGTGTCGCCGAGGCGAGGGGCTCGCGGCGCACGACCACGGTGAAGAAGTTTTTTCCGGGTTACGTGTTGATCGAGATGGCGCTGTATGACGAGGAGGACCGGCTGATCGAGCGGAGCTGGCGGTTCATTCAGGAGACGCAGGGGGTGATCCGGTTCATTGGCGGTGACCGGCCAGTGCCGCTGCGGCCGGAGGAAGTGGAACGGATCCTGTCGCAGGTGGAGGAGAAGAAGGACAAGGTGCGGCCGCGGGTGACCTTTGAGCCGGGTGAGTCGGTGACGATCACCGAGGGGCCGTTTCAGAATTTTACGGGGGTGGTGGAGGAGGTGGATCCGGCGCACGGCAAGCTGAAGGTGTCGGTTTCGATCTTTGGCCGCGCGACGCCGGTGGAGCTGGAGTATTCGCAGGTGGAGCGGGCGTGA
- a CDS encoding cation:proton antiporter yields METLFAHAAVWLGLALVAAVLAHHLRVSIALMEICVGVVAAALTTWIAGAGAIRNQEEWLKFIAASGSVLLTFLAGAELDPAVMRTKLREVWVVGLVGFMAPFLGCAAIARWVLGWDPRASWLAGIALSTTSMAVVYAVMLETGLNRTEFGKGILGACFINDLGTVIALGVIFAPFTVRTVVFIVASAVAFVALPPLSREITRRYGFRTAAIRTKWITFVLFALGALALWSGSEAVLPAYIAGMVLAEFADADAHFMRRLRTLTVGFLTPFYFLRAGSLVSVPALAAAPLVLLALLVGKVASKIFGLYGVIARFRRDRGERWYYTLLMSTGLTFGTISALYGYSHGIVSQSQYSLLVGAVIASAVVPTLIANAAFLPRHLLPSPLPTVEPKPEEDAADE; encoded by the coding sequence ATGGAAACCCTGTTTGCGCATGCGGCAGTCTGGCTGGGGCTGGCGCTGGTCGCCGCAGTGCTCGCACATCACCTCAGAGTGTCGATCGCGCTGATGGAGATCTGTGTGGGCGTTGTCGCCGCCGCGTTGACCACATGGATCGCGGGCGCCGGCGCGATTCGGAATCAGGAGGAGTGGCTGAAGTTCATTGCGGCGTCCGGATCGGTCCTGCTCACATTCCTGGCCGGCGCGGAGCTGGACCCCGCCGTGATGCGCACGAAGCTGCGCGAGGTTTGGGTGGTGGGCCTCGTTGGGTTCATGGCGCCGTTCCTCGGATGCGCGGCGATCGCGCGGTGGGTGCTGGGCTGGGACCCTCGGGCGAGCTGGCTGGCCGGCATCGCGCTGTCGACCACGTCGATGGCCGTCGTCTACGCGGTGATGCTGGAGACCGGCCTGAACCGCACCGAGTTCGGCAAGGGCATCCTCGGGGCATGTTTCATCAACGATCTCGGCACTGTGATCGCGCTCGGCGTGATTTTTGCGCCGTTCACCGTTCGCACCGTGGTGTTCATCGTCGCCAGCGCAGTGGCCTTCGTCGCGCTGCCGCCGCTCTCCCGGGAGATCACGCGTCGCTACGGCTTCCGGACCGCGGCCATTCGCACCAAGTGGATCACCTTCGTGCTCTTTGCGCTCGGCGCGCTGGCGCTGTGGTCTGGCAGCGAGGCGGTGCTGCCCGCCTACATCGCCGGCATGGTTCTGGCCGAGTTCGCCGACGCCGACGCCCACTTCATGCGTCGCCTCCGAACGCTGACGGTGGGCTTCCTCACCCCCTTCTACTTCCTGCGCGCCGGCTCCCTGGTGTCGGTACCGGCGCTGGCGGCAGCGCCGCTGGTGCTGCTCGCGCTGCTCGTTGGCAAGGTCGCATCGAAAATCTTCGGCCTGTACGGTGTCATTGCGCGGTTCCGACGTGACCGCGGCGAGCGATGGTACTACACGCTGTTGATGTCCACCGGACTGACCTTTGGCACCATCTCCGCACTGTACGGCTATTCGCACGGTATCGTGTCGCAATCGCAGTACTCGCTGCTCGTCGGTGCGGTGATCGCCAGCGCGGTGGTCCCAACGCTGATCGCAAACGCAGCGTTTCTCCCCCGGCATCTCCTGCCCTCCCCGCTGCCAACAGTCGAGCCGAAACCCGAAGAGGACGCCGCCGACGAATGA
- the gnd gene encoding decarboxylating NADP(+)-dependent phosphogluconate dehydrogenase — MNQNQKADIAMIGLAVMGENLVLNMVNHGFTVAVYNRTTSKVTDFVNGRAKGLSVIGCMSPQELVASLKRPRKIMMLVKAGKAVDDLIEQLIPLLEPGDILIDGGNSHFPDTIRRTQYVESKGLLYIGTGVSGGEEGALRGPSMMPGGSPAAWPHVKDIFQAICAKTPDGEPCCDWMGENGAGHFVKMVHNGIEYGDMQMICETYHMMRDGLRMSNEEMHKVFAEWYEGELNSYLIEITRDILAYRDENGQATLDLILDAAGQKGTGKWTVLAALDTGQPLTLIAEAVFARCLSALKEERVEASKVLRGPRATLPKRGRAAILNDLRQALYASKIVSYAQGYQLMRAAAKEYNWNLNYGGIALVWRGGCIIRSVFLGEIKKAFDRNPNLVNLLLDPFFREAVTRGLPAWRRTVTLGIRLGIPMPAMSSALAFYDGYRTARLPANLLQAQRDYFGAHTYERVDRPRGEFFHTNWTGRGGTTSASTYTV, encoded by the coding sequence ATGAACCAGAACCAAAAGGCGGATATCGCGATGATTGGGCTGGCCGTGATGGGCGAAAACCTCGTGCTCAACATGGTCAACCACGGTTTCACCGTTGCGGTCTACAACCGCACCACGAGCAAGGTCACTGACTTCGTGAACGGCCGCGCGAAGGGGCTGAGCGTGATCGGCTGCATGTCGCCGCAGGAGCTCGTCGCATCCCTGAAACGGCCACGCAAGATCATGATGCTGGTGAAGGCCGGCAAGGCGGTGGACGATCTCATTGAACAGCTAATCCCGCTGCTCGAACCGGGCGATATCCTGATTGACGGCGGCAACTCGCACTTCCCGGATACCATCCGCCGCACGCAGTACGTCGAAAGCAAGGGGCTGTTGTACATCGGCACTGGCGTCTCCGGCGGCGAGGAGGGTGCGCTCCGTGGCCCCTCGATGATGCCCGGTGGCTCCCCCGCCGCCTGGCCGCATGTGAAGGACATCTTCCAGGCGATCTGCGCGAAAACCCCCGATGGCGAGCCCTGCTGTGACTGGATGGGGGAAAACGGCGCCGGCCACTTCGTGAAGATGGTCCACAACGGCATCGAGTACGGCGACATGCAGATGATCTGCGAAACGTACCACATGATGCGCGATGGTCTGCGCATGTCGAACGAGGAGATGCACAAGGTCTTTGCGGAATGGTACGAGGGCGAACTGAACTCGTACCTCATCGAAATCACCCGCGACATCCTGGCCTACCGCGACGAGAACGGCCAGGCCACGCTCGACCTCATCCTCGATGCGGCGGGCCAAAAGGGCACCGGGAAATGGACCGTGCTGGCCGCGCTGGACACCGGCCAGCCGCTCACGCTGATCGCCGAGGCGGTCTTTGCGCGCTGCCTCTCCGCGCTGAAAGAGGAACGCGTGGAGGCGTCAAAGGTGCTGCGCGGCCCTCGGGCCACACTGCCAAAGCGGGGTCGTGCCGCGATTCTCAACGACCTCCGCCAGGCGCTGTACGCCTCGAAGATCGTCTCCTATGCGCAGGGTTACCAGCTGATGCGCGCCGCCGCGAAGGAGTACAACTGGAACCTCAACTACGGCGGCATCGCACTGGTTTGGCGGGGCGGCTGCATCATCCGGTCGGTGTTCCTCGGCGAGATCAAAAAGGCGTTCGACCGCAACCCGAACCTCGTCAATCTCCTCCTGGACCCCTTCTTCCGCGAGGCGGTCACCCGCGGACTGCCCGCCTGGCGCCGCACCGTGACGCTGGGCATCCGGCTCGGCATCCCGATGCCGGCAATGTCCTCCGCGCTCGCGTTCTACGACGGCTATCGCACCGCACGGCTGCCCGCGAACCTGCTGCAGGCTCAGCGCGACTACTTCGGCGCCCACACCTACGAGCGGGTGGACCGGCCCCGCGGCGAGTTCTTCCACACCAATTGGACCGGCCGCGGCGGCACCACCTCGGCCAGCACCTACACCGTCTGA
- the secE gene encoding preprotein translocase subunit SecE produces MEKIRALIGRSRGFLADVHAELRKCSWPSRTELFESTVVVIVSVVLLAAFVAVSDGLVVLVLQAILPR; encoded by the coding sequence ATGGAGAAGATCCGGGCACTGATCGGTCGCTCACGCGGCTTTCTGGCCGACGTGCACGCGGAGCTTCGGAAGTGCTCGTGGCCGTCGCGGACGGAGCTGTTCGAGTCCACGGTGGTTGTGATCGTTTCGGTGGTGTTGCTGGCCGCCTTTGTCGCGGTGAGCGACGGCCTGGTGGTGCTCGTGCTGCAGGCGATCCTGCCGCGCTGA